The DNA region CGCCGATCTTGGTGTCCATCTGGAAGGCCGTGATGCCGTCGCGGGTGCCGGTGACCTTGAAGTCCATGTCGCCGAGGTGGTCCTCGACGCCCAGGATGTCGGTCAGCACGGCGACCTTCTCGCCCTCCTTGATCAGGCCCATGGCCACGCCGGCCACGGCCTTCTTGATGGGCACGCCCGCCTGCATCAGCGCGAGGCTGGCGGAGCAGACCGTGGCCATCGAGCTGGAGCCGTTCGACTCCAGGATGTCCGACACGATGCGGATCGTGTAGGGGAACTCCTCCTGCGTGGGCAGCAGGGGCCGCAGGGCGCGCTCGGCCAGCTTGCCGTGGCCGATCTCGCGGCGGCCGGTGCCGCTGTAGCGGCCGGTCTCGCCCACGCTGAAGGGTGGGAAGTTGTAGTGGAGGTAGTAGGGGCTCCACCACTCGCCCTCGAGGGCGTCGATCTTCTGCTCGTCCGACTTGGTGCCCAGGGTCACGGTGCCCAGCGACTGGGTCTCGCCGCGGGTGAACAGGGCCGAGCCGTGGACGCGGGGCAGCAGGCCCAACTCGATGTCGATCGGGCGCACCGTGGTCAGGTCGCGGCCGTCGGCGCGCACGCCCTCGTCCACGACCATGGCCCGCATCGCCTTCTTCTCGAGCTTGGCGAAGGCGGCCAGGGCGTCGGCGTCGGGCTTGCCCGCCTCGTCGGCGAAGGACGTCTTGACCTTCTCGTGCAGGGCCGCCACCGCGTCCTGGCGCGTGTGCTTGGCCTTGATGCGGATGGCGGCGTCGAGGTCCGTCGCCACGGCGGCGCGGACCGCCGCGATCTTGGCGGGGTCCAGCTCGCGGGCCGTCACGGCGAACTTCGCGCGCGAGCCGGCCTTGGCGACGAGGTCGCGCTGCAGGGCGTTGAGCTGGCGGATCCAGCCGTGGGCGAAGTCGATGGCGTCGAGCAGGCGGTCCTCGGAGACCTCGCTGCAGGAGCCCTCGATCATGCAGACGATGTCGTCGGTGCCGGCCACGACCAGGTCCATGCTCGACTCCTCGAGCTGGGCGAAGGTCGGGTTGGGCACGAACTCGCCGGCGATCTCGGCCACGCGCAGGCCCGAGACGTACTCGGCGAAGGGCACGTCCGACAGGTTCAGGGCCAGCGAGGCGCCCGTGATGCTCAGGACGTCGGCGTGGAAGTCGGTGTCCGAGCTGATGACGAAGGCCACGACGTCGGTCGCGTGGCGGTAGCCGTCGGGGAACAGCGGCCGCAGCGGGCGGTCGATGAGGCGCGCGGAGAGGGTCTCGCGCTCGCTCGGCCGGGCCTCGCGCTTGAAGAAGCCGCCCGGGATCTTGCCCGCGGCGTAGGTCTTGTTGCGGTACTCGACGAACAGCGGGAGGAAGTCGCGGTCGCTGACGTTCTTGTCCGCCGTGGCCGTC from bacterium includes:
- a CDS encoding polyribonucleotide nucleotidyltransferase; the protein is MNGHKTALQMNGAEYSLETGKMARQAGGACVVGLGDTRVLVTATADKNVSDRDFLPLFVEYRNKTYAAGKIPGGFFKREARPSERETLSARLIDRPLRPLFPDGYRHATDVVAFVISSDTDFHADVLSITGASLALNLSDVPFAEYVSGLRVAEIAGEFVPNPTFAQLEESSMDLVVAGTDDIVCMIEGSCSEVSEDRLLDAIDFAHGWIRQLNALQRDLVAKAGSRAKFAVTARELDPAKIAAVRAAVATDLDAAIRIKAKHTRQDAVAALHEKVKTSFADEAGKPDADALAAFAKLEKKAMRAMVVDEGVRADGRDLTTVRPIDIELGLLPRVHGSALFTRGETQSLGTVTLGTKSDEQKIDALEGEWWSPYYLHYNFPPFSVGETGRYSGTGRREIGHGKLAERALRPLLPTQEEFPYTIRIVSDILESNGSSSMATVCSASLALMQAGVPIKKAVAGVAMGLIKEGEKVAVLTDILGVEDHLGDMDFKVTGTRDGITAFQMDTKIGGISRAIMLQALTDARNARQHILGLMHEAIAEPAKELCQYAPKIITIQIPPKRIGELIGPGGKVIKKLQEETETNIDINDDGLVFVSAPDQAKGNECVERIRMMMTEPEVGAVYTGRVVSIVDFGAFVEYLPGKEGLLHISEIEHFRVGNVEDVLQINESVQVKLVEVDSRSGKVRLSRKALLPVPEGVDPNQSSDRGPRRDGGDRGGRGGGGGRDRDRGPRRR